One segment of Thermococcus profundus DNA contains the following:
- a CDS encoding hydrogenase subunit MbhD domain-containing protein → MNAVDMDMIIQAIILTGVLITAYLTIRYRDLLSAALASAAMSLLLSLEFYTLHAPDVAIAEAAVGAGVVTAVVVYGIAKTERWEREVP, encoded by the coding sequence ATGAACGCCGTTGACATGGACATGATCATACAGGCCATAATACTCACGGGGGTTCTCATCACGGCTTACCTCACGATACGCTACCGCGACCTCCTCTCAGCTGCCCTGGCTTCGGCAGCGATGAGCTTGCTCCTAAGCCTTGAGTTCTACACCCTACATGCTCCTGACGTTGCCATAGCCGAGGCCGCCGTTGGAGCAGGCGTTGTTACTGCCGTTGTTGTCTACGGCATCGCAAAAACGGAGAGATGGGAGCGTGAGGTACCATGA
- the mbhE gene encoding hydrogen gas-evolving membrane-bound hydrogenase subunit E, producing MKRTLAYLSLLFILGALLYIANPDYGLKFGPGGEDWLKYRYTDNYYITHGVEEVGGTNIVTDIVFDYRGYDTLGEATVLFTAIAGAVALLRPWRRDEE from the coding sequence ATGAAGAGAACCCTCGCTTATCTTTCACTCCTGTTCATACTCGGCGCGCTCCTCTACATCGCGAACCCGGACTACGGTCTGAAGTTCGGGCCGGGCGGAGAAGACTGGCTGAAGTACCGCTACACCGACAACTACTACATAACCCACGGCGTTGAGGAAGTCGGCGGTACCAACATCGTTACCGACATAGTGTTCGACTACCGTGGCTACGATACCCTTGGAGAAGCGACCGTTCTCTTCACAGCCATAGCTGGGGCGGTGGCTCTTCTCAGGCCTTGGAGGAGGGATGAGGAATGA
- a CDS encoding Na(+)/H(+) antiporter subunit B produces the protein MTCRPGENGDMGLIVRTIARTTIPLIGIFGAYIVSHGHLTPGGGFQGGATIAGAGILFLIAFGLGEMKKHYSKSLYSALEGIGGLAFLGVAMLGIGTAFFYNTLWHSGPVLNGKPGTLLSAGFLPIMNLAVGLKVFTGLVSALAAIALWRRWKE, from the coding sequence ATGACCTGCAGGCCGGGTGAAAACGGTGACATGGGGCTCATAGTCAGAACGATAGCGAGGACGACGATACCCCTGATAGGCATCTTCGGAGCCTACATAGTCTCCCACGGGCACCTGACGCCAGGTGGCGGCTTCCAGGGGGGAGCGACGATAGCTGGAGCGGGAATACTGTTCCTGATAGCCTTCGGACTCGGCGAGATGAAGAAGCACTACAGCAAGAGCCTCTACTCGGCCCTAGAAGGGATTGGAGGACTGGCCTTTCTCGGCGTGGCGATGCTCGGCATAGGGACTGCGTTCTTCTACAATACCCTCTGGCACAGCGGGCCGGTTCTCAATGGAAAACCGGGAACACTGCTCTCAGCCGGGTTCCTGCCGATAATGAACCTCGCCGTTGGATTGAAGGTCTTCACTGGCTTGGTGAGTGCCCTAGCGGCCATAGCCCTCTGGAGGAGGTGGAAGGAGTGA
- a CDS encoding NADH-quinone oxidoreductase subunit K, giving the protein MIQFQFIVAFLMISLGIYAFLAKRNLLKLILALDIIDSGIHLLLISLGYRMELNELPTAPIYTGYETLKSPMVGPLPQALVLTSIVIGVCVLSLAVALTINAYRHYGTLDVRALRRLRG; this is encoded by the coding sequence GTGATCCAGTTCCAGTTCATTGTCGCCTTCCTCATGATATCCCTTGGAATCTATGCGTTCCTAGCGAAGAGGAACCTGCTCAAGCTGATCTTGGCTTTGGACATCATAGACTCGGGGATTCACCTGCTACTCATCAGCCTCGGCTATAGAATGGAGCTCAACGAGCTCCCAACGGCGCCGATCTACACAGGCTACGAGACCCTCAAAAGCCCGATGGTTGGACCATTGCCGCAGGCGCTCGTCCTCACGAGCATAGTCATCGGCGTCTGTGTGCTTTCCCTAGCGGTTGCCCTGACGATAAACGCATACAGACACTACGGAACCCTTGATGTGAGAGCCCTGAGGAGGTTGAGGGGATGA